Proteins encoded by one window of Cloeon dipterum chromosome 2, ieCloDipt1.1, whole genome shotgun sequence:
- the LOC135935008 gene encoding uncharacterized protein LOC135935008, which translates to MSIANSIGVMSVNPIEITRQRLAGLRDQDAPQQQQAFNSSGRVDSVGPEDPAPIDIFITIGDGAEAVSTSVLSSQKPKSIRLSVVGPVSVEEVDALTAKINEPNILDGLTSLEVVMDYRQELHDVFRALSRFMKYVSSSGPRLVQLSLFLESRFSEFMRVARISGIDLSTVRMISRSAVLVKALDPSLYELLGLYDCNKSNYSPQDNPQEDDETDEEEFEIVDGYVHPYIDFEPDLEPHDDDFDPSYYLTD; encoded by the exons ATGTCAATCGCCAA TAGCATTGGAGTCATGTCAGTCAATCCAATTGAGATCACACGCCAACGCCTAGCTGGATTGAGGGATCAAGATGCCCCACAGCAGCAACAAGCTTTCAATTCTTCAG GTCGTGTGGATTCCGTCGGCCCTGAGGATCCTGCCCCCATCGACATCTTCATCACCATCGGTGACGGTGCAGAAGCAGTCTCCACCTCCGTCTTGTCTTCACAAAAGCCGAAATCAATCAGGCTTTCCGTTGTTGGCCCAGTCAGCGTAGAGGAAGTGGACGCGTTGACCGCGAAGATAAACGAGCCCAACATTTTGGACGGACTGACATCTCTCGAAGTGGTTATGGACTATCGGCAAGAACTCCACGACGTTTTCCGAGCCTTAAGTCGATTCATGAAGTATGTCAGTTCGTCCGGACCACGGCTCGTGCAattgtctctctttctcgaaTCCAGATTCTCGGAATTCATGCGGGTTGCGCGAATCTCAGGAATTGACTTGTCCACTGTGAGGATGATTAGCCGCAGTGCGGTGCTCGTCAAGGCGCTCGACCCCAGTCTATACGAACTTCTCGGGCTCTATGACTGCAACAAGAGCAACTACAGTCCCCAGGACAACCCCCAGGAAGATGACGAGACGGACGAAGAGGAATTTGAAATCGTCGACGGATACGTCCATCCATACATCGATTTTGAACCCGATCTTGAACCCCATGATGACGATTTTGATCCATCATACTACTTGACAGATTAG